One Gimesia sp. DNA segment encodes these proteins:
- a CDS encoding class I SAM-dependent methyltransferase, with product MPLVEIEISNQTAVLPDAIIDFLNEAEARIRHYLENSPCTALGFVPSHFKKVYNALQIITDRNLACGSSLCEWGSGFGVVSSLAAMLGFMACGIEIEQDLVEASRKLADDFGLPVEFVQGSFIPTGAEALAQEAYVDNNSVFPWLINDAEEGYKKLQRGLNEFDIVFAYPWPGEDYLFKSLFEEYAAEGALLMTYDYPQTIRLLRKQSELAADS from the coding sequence GTGCCTCTGGTGGAAATTGAAATCTCAAATCAGACTGCGGTCTTGCCCGACGCGATCATTGATTTTCTTAATGAAGCTGAAGCAAGAATCCGTCATTATCTTGAGAACAGTCCGTGCACCGCTTTGGGTTTTGTGCCAAGCCATTTCAAAAAAGTTTATAACGCCTTGCAGATAATCACTGACAGAAATCTTGCCTGTGGATCGTCCTTGTGTGAATGGGGGAGTGGTTTCGGGGTGGTATCGTCGCTGGCAGCGATGCTTGGATTTATGGCTTGTGGCATTGAGATTGAACAGGACCTGGTTGAGGCATCCCGCAAACTGGCGGATGACTTTGGCCTGCCCGTGGAGTTCGTTCAAGGCAGCTTTATTCCCACGGGCGCCGAAGCCCTTGCCCAGGAAGCCTATGTCGATAACAATTCCGTCTTTCCCTGGCTTATTAATGACGCGGAGGAGGGATACAAAAAACTCCAGCGCGGCCTCAATGAGTTTGACATTGTTTTTGCCTATCCCTGGCCCGGCGAAGATTATCTATTTAAGAGTTTGTTTGAGGAATATGCCGCCGAGGGGGCACTGTTGATGACGTACGACTACCCGCAAACAATACGCCTGCTAAGGAAACAGAGTGAATTGGCAGCGGATTCGTAA
- a CDS encoding CBS domain-containing protein, with translation MSLQIHSLLPATPIPEGIHQLLAGQYSEMPIVNKSGEYCGMFSEKCCMKILSNLADLIEDNQHTSFRAADVMIPRHKLFMLNPEDDVISAISALLEKKYTGAPVVDSQGRCLGVFSERTCLGYVIEAIYSRVPSAQVQEFTDSDSNRLIDLETGLHQIFSIFDETFYGRLPVIQNNEIAGQVTRRDVLKHSTILSNIMQSRLNAPHVDAGIPEARTAAYSKAHDTFLNHPVSVFTEENSYTIDPEMSLLSVAQLFFDSPHRRFPVVEAGNLIGLVDRCDVLRFAIKLFK, from the coding sequence ATGTCGCTGCAGATCCATTCCCTGTTACCTGCGACCCCCATTCCTGAGGGGATACATCAGTTACTGGCCGGGCAGTATTCTGAAATGCCGATCGTGAACAAGTCGGGTGAGTACTGCGGAATGTTCTCTGAAAAATGTTGTATGAAAATCCTCTCAAACCTGGCGGATCTGATCGAAGACAATCAGCATACTTCTTTTCGGGCTGCTGATGTGATGATTCCCCGTCACAAACTGTTCATGCTGAATCCGGAAGACGATGTCATATCAGCAATTTCAGCATTGCTCGAGAAAAAATATACAGGAGCACCAGTAGTTGATTCACAGGGACGCTGCCTGGGTGTGTTCTCTGAGAGAACCTGCCTCGGGTACGTGATTGAAGCGATCTACAGCAGAGTACCGTCTGCGCAGGTGCAGGAATTTACTGACTCGGACAGTAATCGACTGATTGATCTGGAGACCGGTCTCCATCAGATTTTTAGCATCTTTGATGAGACTTTCTACGGTCGTCTGCCTGTCATACAGAATAATGAAATCGCCGGACAGGTTACCAGACGAGACGTGCTCAAGCACTCCACAATTCTTTCCAACATCATGCAATCTCGGCTGAATGCACCTCATGTCGATGCCGGAATACCTGAGGCAAGGACTGCGGCCTATTCGAAAGCGCATGACACATTCCTGAATCATCCTGTCTCGGTATTCACCGAAGAGAATTCTTATACGATCGACCCTGAAATGAGTCTGCTCTCGGTCGCACAACTGTTTTTTGATTCTCCACATCGTCGCTTCCCGGTTGTTGAAGCAGGAAATCTCATTGGACTGGTAGATCGATGTGATGTATTGCGTTTTGCAATCAAACTTTTCAAGTAA
- a CDS encoding Na-translocating system protein MpsC family protein: MNSFPLSITAQVAHTVRDFQQQRTGHTPKSVTVVLSEGVMVVTLHEALTPAEIILCQTDKGLTRLRDFHRDLIRGSLGPLGIEIERIAGVALQEVVGDIEPATGDIVHIFTTGTLLQVFKLTGCLSAETWVGSERDPA; the protein is encoded by the coding sequence ATGAACTCTTTCCCACTCAGCATTACAGCTCAAGTGGCTCATACGGTACGCGACTTTCAACAACAGCGCACTGGCCATACTCCCAAATCCGTAACAGTAGTTCTCAGTGAAGGTGTGATGGTGGTCACATTACATGAGGCACTGACTCCGGCAGAGATCATTCTCTGTCAGACTGACAAAGGCTTGACCCGCTTACGGGACTTTCATCGTGATTTGATCCGGGGCTCGCTTGGCCCTCTGGGAATAGAAATCGAACGAATCGCCGGCGTTGCCCTGCAAGAAGTTGTAGGGGACATTGAACCGGCAACGGGCGATATCGTCCATATTTTTACTACAGGAACTCTGTTGCAGGTGTTTAAGCTCACAGGTTGCTTATCCGCAGAAACATGGGTTGGAAGTGAAAGAGATCCGGCATGA
- the floA gene encoding flotillin-like protein FloA (flotillin-like protein involved in membrane lipid rafts) produces MNNFWFLVIAITIASVLFFAGMRYFSLWLQAYVTGTRIHLLSLIMMSLRKVDPQVIVQVKIMAVQAGLSDISTDALEAQYLAGGDVRRITLALIAAQRAQIELDWDTAAAIDLAGRDILEAVQVSVNPKVIYCPQEKAGVRSTLDGVSKDGIQLKVRALVSVRTNLNQLIGGAAESTVIARVGEGIVSAIGACESYQEALADPTLISRKVINKGLDSQTSFSIISIDIASIEVGRNIGAQLRITQANADVNVARAEAEGRRAMAVALEQEMLAQTQENQAMVVLAEAQIPLAMADTFRAGLLYSKPFQERDRTQDMDLKRNPRQGIRPSSAPDLKHYSWNPKLGNRG; encoded by the coding sequence ATGAATAATTTCTGGTTTCTGGTGATCGCAATCACTATCGCAAGTGTTCTGTTTTTCGCTGGAATGAGATATTTCTCATTGTGGCTGCAAGCCTATGTCACGGGAACTCGTATTCATCTGTTGTCTCTGATCATGATGTCCCTGAGAAAAGTCGACCCACAAGTCATTGTCCAGGTCAAAATTATGGCCGTTCAGGCGGGACTCTCCGATATCTCGACCGACGCACTGGAAGCACAGTACCTGGCTGGGGGAGACGTCCGTCGCATTACACTTGCCTTGATTGCAGCCCAACGCGCTCAGATTGAGCTTGACTGGGATACCGCCGCTGCCATCGATCTGGCGGGGCGCGATATCCTGGAGGCGGTCCAGGTCAGCGTAAATCCCAAAGTGATTTACTGTCCCCAGGAGAAAGCTGGAGTCCGCAGTACGCTGGATGGTGTTTCCAAAGACGGCATTCAATTGAAGGTACGAGCGCTGGTGTCTGTCCGCACCAATCTCAACCAGCTCATCGGTGGTGCCGCGGAATCGACTGTGATTGCAAGGGTTGGTGAAGGAATCGTTTCCGCAATCGGAGCGTGTGAGAGTTACCAGGAAGCGCTGGCCGATCCAACGTTGATTTCCCGCAAGGTAATCAATAAAGGCCTGGATTCGCAGACATCTTTCAGTATTATCTCCATTGATATCGCTTCCATAGAGGTAGGCAGGAATATTGGAGCCCAGCTGCGAATTACACAGGCAAATGCTGATGTTAATGTCGCTCGTGCAGAAGCGGAAGGACGACGGGCAATGGCAGTGGCCCTGGAACAGGAAATGCTGGCCCAGACTCAAGAGAACCAGGCCATGGTTGTTCTGGCAGAAGCGCAAATTCCACTCGCCATGGCTGATACGTTCCGGGCAGGTCTCCTGTATTCAAAACCATTTCAGGAGCGAGACAGGACACAGGACATGGATCTAAAAAGAAACCCCCGACAGGGCATCAGACCATCATCTGCCCCGGATCTCAAGCATTATTCGTGGAACCCAAAACTGGGAAACAGAGGCTAG
- a CDS encoding putative sensor domain DACNV-containing protein: MSEYSFPGDLLDRIKTRWQQIPDEQFALPEDTILRRLLETCYHASFRTSEQRLVQCVVAYVSPGDIPQEALLLTDFVQMTDAELVRLSPVTQHRQTVIGCYQVDEWLDIWGFFEHGQAWVQHSAGDPPAVPMQPGDYPPDCLMITIEGPGALTVSQGRTGLVRLRNGRVIFPQVNLLQTTENPLGDFFIQLVNRLLTRDQYQELAGNDDETEGQFSFQNIYTTSILAILERIRLKRHGGSVVIAPVSFNQQLAHITYTAFEHAGLFGEIVAYKRLVNQLCDLNSNSESPVEFESSQAELALRRASQQLIRGISQISLLAAVDGAVLLDDLLRIQGFGVRFPVLLPPGSRIVDALSGRKYLCDQWGLRHQSVFSFCHKCEQAIGLIVSQDGEVKAVKAEQGQLYFWDGILN, encoded by the coding sequence ATGAGTGAATACTCCTTTCCCGGGGATTTGCTGGATCGCATTAAGACACGCTGGCAACAAATTCCCGATGAGCAATTCGCATTGCCTGAAGACACGATTCTCAGGCGGCTCCTGGAGACTTGTTATCATGCTTCGTTTCGTACCAGTGAGCAGAGACTTGTCCAATGTGTCGTGGCATATGTTTCGCCTGGCGACATTCCTCAAGAAGCTTTACTTTTGACAGATTTTGTGCAAATGACGGATGCTGAACTTGTCCGCCTGTCACCGGTAACGCAACATCGCCAGACCGTCATTGGCTGTTATCAGGTGGATGAATGGCTTGATATCTGGGGATTCTTCGAACATGGCCAGGCGTGGGTACAACACTCAGCAGGTGACCCGCCAGCGGTACCAATGCAACCAGGTGATTATCCACCTGACTGTTTGATGATCACAATAGAAGGGCCGGGGGCATTGACGGTATCTCAGGGACGAACGGGGCTGGTGCGTTTACGTAACGGCAGAGTGATATTTCCGCAGGTGAATCTGCTCCAGACCACAGAAAATCCACTGGGTGATTTCTTTATTCAATTAGTGAATCGTCTTTTGACTCGAGATCAGTATCAGGAATTAGCGGGGAACGACGATGAGACTGAGGGACAATTCTCATTCCAGAATATTTATACGACTTCAATTCTGGCGATACTGGAACGAATCCGCTTAAAACGACACGGAGGGAGTGTTGTCATCGCTCCAGTCTCATTCAACCAGCAACTTGCTCATATCACTTATACCGCCTTTGAACATGCTGGTTTATTCGGTGAGATTGTAGCCTATAAGCGACTTGTAAATCAGTTATGTGATCTTAATTCAAATTCAGAATCTCCTGTTGAGTTTGAAAGCAGTCAAGCTGAACTCGCTCTCCGACGGGCGAGCCAGCAGCTAATTCGAGGCATCAGTCAGATCAGTCTGTTAGCGGCTGTCGATGGTGCGGTCCTGCTTGATGATCTCCTGCGCATTCAAGGCTTTGGGGTACGGTTTCCTGTATTACTACCACCAGGTTCGAGAATAGTAGATGCACTTTCCGGTCGAAAGTACTTGTGTGACCAATGGGGATTACGTCATCAGTCAGTATTTTCATTCTGTCATAAATGTGAACAGGCCATTGGATTAATTGTATCCCAGGACGGCGAAGTCAAAGCGGTAAAAGCAGAGCAAGGTCAGCTTTATTTCTGGGATGGGATTCTCAATTGA